The Papaver somniferum cultivar HN1 chromosome 6, ASM357369v1, whole genome shotgun sequence genome segment ACGCTATCCCTAAGGGTATGGATTCTGTTATACCTATTCCTATCATAAGCATATTGGTGAAAAAATTTCGTATtattatcattttcatttatccaatttttttttaaaatgttgGCCCCAAAAAACTTTTTCCATTTCATACCAATTTGCTAGTTCATTTTGTAACTGttcgatttttatttttgtttccaaaatataAGGTTTCTTATCTCCTCTTCTATGTTCTCAGGATGTTAGAGATATTCTTAAAAATGTTGTCGAAATCCTTTTTGTTCCAAATTCTAAGTTCATACTCTAAATTACTTAAAGTCTTAAACAAATTACTATTATTTTCCTTACTTGTCTGAACAAAATTTTCCAAAACCTTCTTATAATCTTTGTGTTCTACCCAACACTTCATGTATATGTAGGGTTTAGCCAATTTATCATTATGTGGAAGAGTCTCCAGTAGAATTGGTGAGTGATCTGACACTATCATAGTAAGATGCTTATTACAGGATTTCGCAAACAATTCTAGCCATTTATGATTCACTAAGACTCTGTCAATTCTCTCATGAATATGCTGTTTTCCGGTTCTTTTATTAGTCCAAGTAAAGGGGAGGCCCGTAAAATTTAGATCAACCAGTCCTAAATGTTGGATACAATGAAACAcataagaaaaactactagtaCAGGGATTATTACCTCCTTCTTTGTTATCTTTATGCATTATGAAATTCATATCACCTATGATAGCCCAGGGGGTATTTATAGAACTAATGTTTTTAATAAAATTCCATTGGTTATCTCTAAGATTATTATCTAAAGCTCCATAAATGAAAGTAATAAACACATTCATGTTatctttgatcacttgaaaatggaaaacattgtttttaaaaacaataaGTTTAGCATGAACTCCCTGGTTCCAAGCAATGGCAAAGCCTCCAGATATTCCAATAGAAGGCATAATAAACCAATCTTTAATTTTTAACCTTTTGAAGACTTTTTCAATAGTATGCAGATTAACTTTTGTTTCAGAAAGAAAGATCATATCCAAGTTATGTGATTTATTAAGGTGATGAAGGTGATCTTGTTTTAGGCTAGATTTAATGCCCTGAAGATTCCAGGATAACACCTTGAAGTCATACCCAGTATCTCTGTCTTCCATGACCATATATGAAAAAAACATTCTTTTGTGTAATGGAAAAAAACTATCCATCATGCATTCTAAAAACAAGCATATGCACATGATCATGGTAGTAAAAGAATTTTTAACATGGACCTTCTTAAGACACTTAAAGCAGGCACTATTAGGTATTTTATGTTTAAGATGACATTGCAGAaacatataaaaaatatataattttAAAAATTCAACATTCCAGTTCAAACAATAGCATTTAGGACTTTTAAGAATAAGGGACTTGCATATGAATATATAATTTTTTGAGAAGAAGTTGTCAGGGGTTACCTCATGAATTAAATTTTGCTCCATAGGGAAAGTGTAGTTAGAGCCAACAACAGGATTGGCCATCTCCATAGTTTCCACAGTCACTTTTTCAGCATTGTTAGCTTCTTCTTTAATAATACTCCATCAAAGagcattttcttcttcatttgtaaTAATTTCAGGCTGTTTTTGAGTTCCCACATCCCTACCAACCATAATGCTATCATCCTTCCTCTTTACCATAACCCAAGATTCATCACTTTTTCTACTTAGATCATAATATTGGTTCAGAAGTCTAAACCATTCATCCCGCCTTCTTTCTGATTCATTTCCTTCTGACTGTTCCCAGAGTTCAAAATTAATGGAGATTTTACTTTTTCCAACCTTCTGATTTCTCCATTCGTTCTGTCTCCAAAGCTAGAATTGTTGACATCTTCAGGGTTTCCTCCAGACCCACTTGCCATTATTCTTCTGTCACCAATAACTCCAACTTCAACCATCTTATCCTTGTCGAATCTGAATACAATACCTTCATCAATTCTCCTCCTTTTGTACCCCTTCTTTGATTGTCTTCTCTATCAATTTGACTGTCATAGATTCTGATCCCAGCAGCAGCATTTGCTAAACCCTCCATGCCATTATTATCTTGAGAAGATTGATTTACATTATTtgcatgttcttcttcttcattgtagaCATACACCTTAGGACAGTTTCTGTTATAAAATCCCCTCATAGCTTTGTATTTTTCCTCAGAATAGGAATCATCAACATGCCAGCATATGAAATAAGTGCCACGAGGAATCTCCATGAAGAAAATTTTCACCTTCACGGTTTCTCTATCATTTGGATCAATAATGATGACTTTAACTTCATGAGTCAGAGCTTTACCTCGGGAAATATCTGCAACCAGCCAACCACATGAGCATGGTACTCTCCTTGATTATTCAGAGGACCAACCAAAGTAAGAACTTTTCCAACTTTCTCTGCCACTTGTTTAGCCACACAACCTTTTACAGACAAATCACCTCTTAAGAAGAATTTGATCCTATAATCTTGAGCTGTAAAGTATACTTCTTCCACTTTTGCTTAATTACTACACATTCTCATAGAAAACAGATATCCTTGCGCTCTATTTGGTATAAAGTAGATGGCAGCAGCATAATCAGCAGCAGTTGAGAATCTGGTGATGAATATTTTTGGGTCAGAAGTCTTCCGAACAATTATTATTCTAACTGGAGACAGAGATGTGTTGAGATAATGAGCCACTTCACCAGTTCTGATACCTATAGGGTCCTCACccttcttaatttccttaaagatTTTAGCAATAATTCTAGGAAATCTCGTGTTCTCTATATTCACTACAGCATCTCTAAGAAACTCCACATACTTCTTAACAGAACTTTTGAGAGATTGAGCATCATTCTCTATGATATCAGTGAGTTGAGCAATGTAATTCCTGGTTGGAACATCGACATTTTGATTAGGATTAGCAAATAATAGAAAGAAAGGGTTTTTTTATGAACTGTAAAAAGAGAGCATGTGTAGCTGGTTTTTGTAAACTTTCTAGTTGATAAACAAAGGAAGTTCTAATTGTTGTGAGTTTTAAGTTTAGCGATTTTTCAGCATATATAACTaatatttctgagactaagtgaCACATGTATGCTATAGCAAGGAGGTGACAGAGAATTAGAATGATTACAACTACAGATTTTCTGGATGCATGCAATCTTATGATTGTAGAGACTAATGAAATTTGCCACTTGTGAATTACTTCTCACCATTTTTGAGTTAATATGACTGGATACTAAATTAGCTTTGTTATAAAAAACTCTACCACTGCCAGTAGATGACACTTGTAATGAGAGATCGTTAAAACCAAAGTATTGAGAGGTATAGACCCTGATATGATGAATACTGTTGTTGCAACCTTTGTTTATATAAGTATTCCCCAATAAAAAATTATATCTGATTGAAATGATTACTTCCATATTATTATAATTTGTAATTGTCTTGAAATGTTTGTTTAAACCCAATAAAGAAGATGCTTTACTTGCCTTCCAGGAAAACTCCTTTTGCATACAGTGAGAAGAAACAATACAATGTAGCAAACCCAATCTTCCCTGAGAGAAGCTAGTGACCGGAGATGGCCTCGACCGAGCATTAGCTCCAAATATGCTCTCCCTGTAGAGACAAAAAAGCAAACAATAGAGGGTAACCAATTTAGGTAATAGGAAATTTCTcatcttagtaacaaagaaaatagaacaggaaaaataaaaaaaaaagaccctAAAAAATTGAATCACTAAAAGGAATCAAAAGGAaaccaaataaaaagaaaatgggGAAAAACGAAGAAGACGGGGAATTAAACAAAAAACAAGATACTGCTTGAGACCACAGGGAGAGAAGGAAAACCTAGAAGTGagaaaaaaaacctagaaaacaAACGAATCAATCAAAAGACACAGatagaaaaaaaaactagaacAATTACACCGATCCTAAAACAGAATAAGGGAAAGAggaaagaaaaggaacaaaattaACATAAGAgattcagaaattcatgggaaTCATGGGGAGAATTGAGAGCTGAGTTGACTCGGTTTTATCGCCGATCCTCAGAGCCCCTAATCCTGTCTCTAGACCAAATATCAGAAGCTAGCTTTATATTATTATATCTAATATGAACTACCTCTCACCTCTCTCACCCCctcaacagaagaaaaaaaaaggctcACCGGAAAAAATAacctgctcagatctggtccgtTTTGGGCCGGATCTGAGCGGGATTTTCACCTCTTTTATTTGCTTTTCACTAGGTCTTTGATTTAGCTAGGTTTATTTATGTTTATCACTTATCATTTGATAAGATTTGTGCACATTTATGGTGGTTTTTCTTCTCTACTAGAGAGGTTTTTCTCGACTTTAATGGTCGTTCTTGGTTACTATGGGTGTTAAAATCACTTGAGATGCATTCGAACGACGAGATCTTCATCATTTTTGTCTCCGGCGACGGAATCTACACAGGAATCTTCATCCTTATGTTATAcgacgacgaaatcttcattAATGATATTTTTGACGACGGAATTTACATCACAAGttttaagagatttgagcaaatcactccaacTTTAGGAGCATTtctttatgaagaagaaaaacacacaaaatggttgggatttgattccgagaaaaaccatcttTCCACTGATTTAATCGGTTCTTATTCATGCTTGTATTCGGCATGTTCCGTTAATCCTTCTCTTTTTCATGTCGGATTTTTTGGTATTGCACTTGTATGGCATGTTCTTGATACATTGTATTCTCTAATTTTCCATTTTAAACCCAATGTAACCTTGAATTTCCATTAATACAAGGTTACTCTGTTACTGGGTACCACAAATTAGACTCCTCAGCGATTGGCTAGCATCTCAACACCCATTTCCTCTTGTTTGGTGGGAGGGGTTGTCCATTGCAACATAAGCAGCATTCCAGCAAAAGTCGTGTGGAACACCTTGAAGCCCCACATGTTTAAGCTCGGTATCTTGTGGGTTCAAAATTTATGTCAAATTCCTCTAATGACTGACACACGATTTATACTGCTGTACCATTTGTTTCAATCATACGATAGCTTTCCAAAAGATCTGTCACAATTAACCAGACGGAAAATCAAAGAGGGAAGAATATTTTGCCGgtaatttaaaataaaattaatcggAAACGAAATCCTGCAACAATCTGTACCACCATAAAGACAGAGTATTTTTCTTACCAAGGGAAAGTCAAACCAagattttaagtattttttaagCTGGTAGGTGGTCCTTGAATTTCACTCTCTGCTCTGAACTCAGATTCTAGGGTTTCAGTTTTCTTAATACCTCCTATCATGGCACTCTCTAATCATTTCACTGCAATCTCATCAAGAATCCTAAAATCTTCACCTCCAAAAGCCTTCGTTACCAATCAACAAAGAATTCCCTCAAAAACCCAAGTGAATTTCAATCTCAGCTCCAGAAATCCAGTACATAATCTTTTTTACAATGCTAACAGTTTTCAGAAACCCTCAACTCAGTCTCTTCCTTACCCTAATTACAATCCTGTTAAAAATCTTTTCACTGGAATCGTTGAAGAAATGggtgaaattaaaaaattaggcTATGCTGAAGATGGTGGATATGAGATGAAAATCTCTGGAAATGTTATTCTTGAAGATGTTAAACTTGGTGATAGTATCTCAGTTAACGGTACTTGTCTTACGGTCACTGAATTTGATAAAAAAGAATCCGATTTTTCAGTTGGATTAGCACCAGAAACCCTAAGAAAAACTTCACTGATCGAGCTCGTACCGGGTTCCCCTGTTAACTTAGAAAGAGCTTTACTGCCGAGTACTCGAATGGGTGGTCATTTTGTTCAAGGGCATGTGGATGGTACTGGCGAGATTGTATCATTAGAATTTGAAGGTGATTCATTGTGGGTGAAAGTGAAAACACCACCGGAAGTATTGAAATTTATTGTACCTAAAGGGTTTATTGCTGTGGATGGAACTAGTTTGACCGTTTGTAAGGTTTTCGATGATGAAgaatgttttaatttcatgttggTTGATTATACTCAGCAAAATGTTGTTATTCCTTTAAAGAAGGTTGGGCAAAAAGTTaatttggaggttgatattcttgGAAAGTATGTTGAGAGGCTTCTTCAAAGTGGCTTCACTAGCAACATTACACCCAAATAATCCTATGCGCGAAATGGTACTTGGTTTTACCCTCCTCTCCAAGTTCTCTTGATCATGTTTCTCAGTTTTCTTTCATTTATAGTTATGCTATTTTTTCTGttctaattttgttcatttcaagtttagaataatgatgaataagttcttttttcatgtttttgtggcttcttagaTTGGTTTTGTTTGGTTATACTCTTTTCAGCAGTTCAGAATAGTTAAGTTGTTGATGTCTGATCAGAAACAGAAAAACTATTTATAAGTGAATTCACTATGGATAAGAATGTCCATCACAATTCACAATTAGAGAATGTCAAATTGCTTGAATAGAGAGTTGAGTGGCACGATATATTAAGTATATATTAAGTAGCACTAACACGAAGACGTTCTTCTCATTTTAATGATCTCAAACATCACATGGAGCCTTTTGTATGCTTCTAAACATAGAGTGATCAATCAAAGTATTAGAAAAATCATCTAAACTTTTTATGCTTCTAAACATAGAGTGGATGTCTAGGACTATGATTGATTTTTATGTCTGAACTTTTTAACCTTTCACTAGCAATTCAATCAACACTGATACTTGTAAG includes the following:
- the LOC113287635 gene encoding riboflavin synthase-like, coding for MALSNHFTAISSRILKSSPPKAFVTNQQRIPSKTQVNFNLSSRNPVHNLFYNANSFQKPSTQSLPYPNYNPVKNLFTGIVEEMGEIKKLGYAEDGGYEMKISGNVILEDVKLGDSISVNGTCLTVTEFDKKESDFSVGLAPETLRKTSLIELVPGSPVNLERALLPSTRMGGHFVQGHVDGTGEIVSLEFEGDSLWVKVKTPPEVLKFIVPKGFIAVDGTSLTVCKVFDDEECFNFMLVDYTQQNVVIPLKKVGQKVNLEVDILGKYVERLLQSGFTSNITPK